A section of the Chromatiales bacterium genome encodes:
- a CDS encoding rubrerythrin family protein yields MQLKGSQTEGNLKDAFAGESQANRRYLYFASKADVEGFNDVASVFRSTAEGETGHAHGHLEYLETCGDPATGMTFGPTADNLKTAIAGETHEYTDMYPGMAKTARTEGFDEIADWFETLAKAERSHANRFQKALDSLDA; encoded by the coding sequence ATGCAGCTCAAAGGCTCACAGACCGAAGGCAACCTGAAAGACGCGTTTGCCGGTGAATCCCAGGCGAACCGCCGTTATCTGTATTTCGCATCCAAGGCCGACGTCGAAGGCTTCAACGACGTCGCGTCGGTGTTCCGCTCCACCGCCGAGGGCGAGACGGGCCACGCGCACGGCCATCTTGAATACCTCGAGACCTGTGGCGATCCGGCCACCGGCATGACCTTCGGCCCGACCGCCGACAACCTGAAGACCGCGATCGCGGGCGAAACCCACGAGTACACCGACATGTACCCGGGCATGGCAAAGACCGCGCGTACCGAAGGTTTCGACGAGATCGCCGACTGGTTCGAGACGCTGGCCAAGGCCGAGCGTTCGCACGCGAACCGCTTCCAGAAGGCCCTGGACTCGCTCGACGCCTAA